From Xylanibacter oryzae DSM 17970, a single genomic window includes:
- a CDS encoding beta-d-glucuronidase/beta-L-arabinofuranosidase: MILKLLIRLKLKTFNNILILLLSLPMLSFAGGDITRQDMQRIYEEVKTPYKYGLVIAPQDNNHKIDCPTVYKDNGKWYMTYVVYNGKDGLDGRGYETWMAESDDLLQWKTLGRVLSYRDGYWDCNQRGGFPSLIDWNWGGSYEMRKYKGRHWMTYIGGSGTGYEAVRAPLNIGIASTKGNISLAHEWDSGESPLLSINNKDTQWWERLTQYKSTIYDDNDKKLGHRFVMFYNAGGVNPVNKMKAERIGIALSDDMKHWIRYTGNPVFSHEVPGIITGDAQIVKMGDKYVMFYFSAYNPNRKYNAFNTFAVSRDLVNWTDWNGADLVYPDKPYDEMFAHKSCVVKSDGVVYHFYCAVNNQGQRGIALATGKPMGSSEVHFPQPEMKGKRIITPLNKGWCTWLTSASDSSAKINDTISVNLPHNWDDYYGYRQLRHGNLHGTAEYIKTFTTEKHPGKKYFLQIEGVGSYATVSLNRKTYARTPVGRTTMTLDVTDALVDGTNNIKILTEHPQMITDMPWVCGGCSSEWGFSEGSQPLGIFRPVSLVETDEIRVEPFGVHIWNNDKADTIYIDTELKNYGDLPLTVNLVNKFAMANGKSVFRLSDTITIAAGQTRVVRQLSAVEHPVLWSTESPYLYTLTSMIKRDGNTTDQVETSYGIRTISWPVKRNDNDGRFYLNGKPTFINGTCEYEHLFGDSHAFSDRQIEARIKMIRNAGFNALREAHQPHNIRYQQLADKDGLLFWSQFSAHIWYDTPQFRANFKSLLRQWIKERRNSPSVILWGLQNESVLPKDFAKECCDIIRQMDPTVGTMRAITTCNGGEGTDWNVVQNWSGTYGGDVNKYGDELKSKSQLLNGEYGAWRTLGYHKENTLSYKDYTEENFANLLETKVRLAESVKDSVCGQFQWAFVSHDNPGRTQPDEALRKVDKSGPFNYKGLLTPWQQPVDAYYMYRANYVSADKKPMVYIVSHTWADRFCTGARRADISVYSNCDSVLLYNDAADSVSFGRKKRGGIGSHFVWENRMIQYNVLRAVGYRSGRAVAEDVIVLDGLERAPHFDRLYKPSLIAPTAADRNRDILKPADGYSYLYRINCGGDDYTDTYGNKWLQDTDKYSHSWAEQFIGDNKRAQNISPYQTSQSHISEPIRGTHDWPLFSNFRFGRQRLHYDFKVPVNGKYRIELYFTEPWIGTGTGMQSDCSGLRLFDVAVNDSAVIHDMDVWAQSGHAGALKKVVYADIRDNKIKISFPDVESGEAVISAIAIAKYGKSYTYVNDNSVPKAFSWSAMDTDTIVKTTKQMLPPETDTRPSVAYNAVQKNDATEWTFSTGLAQEYAIRFRYKNLTDRAITAKMLLTDAKGSVVREDNITFQPTPDKFRTLSTTTGTFINAGKYKLTIKAKAITFDTLEVQ, from the coding sequence ATGATATTAAAATTGCTGATTAGACTCAAATTAAAAACATTCAATAATATATTGATATTATTGTTATCACTTCCAATGCTTTCTTTCGCCGGTGGTGATATTACCCGACAGGATATGCAACGTATTTATGAGGAAGTGAAGACTCCTTATAAGTATGGTTTGGTTATTGCTCCTCAAGACAATAATCATAAGATTGACTGTCCCACTGTTTATAAGGATAACGGCAAGTGGTACATGACTTATGTGGTATACAATGGTAAAGACGGACTGGACGGTCGTGGTTATGAAACATGGATGGCCGAGAGTGATGACCTATTACAGTGGAAAACTCTTGGCAGGGTGCTATCTTATCGTGACGGATATTGGGATTGTAATCAGCGGGGAGGATTCCCTTCTTTGATAGACTGGAACTGGGGTGGCTCTTATGAGATGCGTAAATACAAAGGCCGTCATTGGATGACATATATTGGCGGTAGCGGTACAGGATACGAAGCTGTGCGTGCTCCTCTTAATATTGGTATTGCAAGTACTAAAGGCAATATCAGTTTAGCTCACGAATGGGATTCTGGAGAATCACCGTTGTTAAGTATCAATAACAAAGATACCCAGTGGTGGGAGAGGCTAACACAGTACAAGAGTACCATATACGATGACAATGATAAAAAGCTTGGGCATCGTTTTGTGATGTTCTATAATGCCGGTGGTGTAAATCCTGTCAACAAGATGAAAGCCGAACGTATAGGCATAGCTCTATCCGATGATATGAAACATTGGATAAGGTATACTGGTAATCCTGTATTCAGCCATGAAGTGCCCGGCATCATTACCGGAGACGCACAGATAGTCAAGATGGGTGATAAATATGTGATGTTTTATTTCTCAGCCTATAACCCCAATAGAAAGTATAATGCCTTTAATACATTCGCAGTAAGTAGAGATCTTGTAAACTGGACCGATTGGAATGGCGCTGATTTGGTATACCCCGACAAACCCTACGATGAAATGTTTGCTCATAAGAGTTGTGTCGTGAAATCGGATGGTGTGGTCTATCATTTCTATTGTGCTGTCAATAATCAAGGACAGCGGGGAATAGCTCTTGCCACCGGTAAGCCCATGGGATCATCTGAAGTACACTTTCCACAACCTGAAATGAAAGGCAAGAGAATTATCACGCCATTGAATAAAGGATGGTGTACATGGCTTACTTCAGCATCCGATTCATCAGCAAAGATTAATGATACCATATCGGTCAATTTACCACACAATTGGGATGACTATTATGGTTACCGTCAATTGCGCCATGGCAATCTTCATGGTACGGCTGAATATATTAAGACATTCACTACAGAGAAACATCCAGGTAAGAAATACTTTCTGCAGATTGAAGGTGTAGGCAGTTATGCTACTGTATCACTCAATCGAAAGACTTATGCCAGAACTCCGGTAGGGCGTACCACAATGACATTGGATGTTACCGATGCATTGGTAGATGGTACAAATAATATTAAGATACTTACAGAGCATCCTCAGATGATAACAGATATGCCTTGGGTGTGTGGCGGTTGTTCTTCCGAGTGGGGATTCAGTGAGGGCTCACAGCCTTTAGGCATTTTCCGTCCGGTGTCGTTAGTCGAAACAGATGAGATCAGGGTCGAACCTTTTGGTGTGCATATCTGGAATAATGATAAGGCCGACACTATATATATCGATACTGAACTAAAAAACTATGGTGACCTGCCGTTGACGGTAAATCTTGTAAATAAGTTTGCCATGGCCAACGGTAAGTCTGTTTTCCGACTTAGCGATACCATAACGATAGCTGCCGGTCAAACTAGGGTAGTGAGACAATTGTCGGCAGTAGAGCATCCTGTGTTATGGAGTACAGAGAGTCCTTATCTTTATACTCTTACCAGTATGATAAAACGTGACGGAAATACAACCGATCAGGTTGAGACCTCTTATGGTATACGTACTATCTCATGGCCTGTGAAACGTAATGATAACGACGGCAGATTCTATCTCAATGGGAAACCAACATTTATAAATGGAACATGCGAGTATGAACATCTCTTTGGCGATAGTCATGCTTTCAGTGATAGGCAGATAGAGGCTCGTATCAAGATGATACGTAATGCAGGATTTAATGCTTTGCGTGAAGCCCATCAACCACACAATATCAGATATCAGCAGTTGGCTGATAAGGATGGACTATTATTCTGGAGTCAGTTTTCTGCTCATATATGGTATGATACCCCACAGTTCAGAGCAAATTTCAAGAGTCTGTTGAGGCAGTGGATAAAAGAAAGACGTAATTCACCAAGCGTGATCTTATGGGGACTGCAGAATGAGAGTGTACTGCCTAAAGACTTCGCTAAAGAATGCTGTGATATAATCAGACAGATGGACCCAACAGTTGGTACAATGCGTGCCATTACCACATGTAATGGTGGTGAAGGTACAGACTGGAATGTAGTACAAAACTGGAGTGGCACGTATGGCGGGGATGTAAACAAATATGGTGATGAACTGAAAAGTAAATCACAACTTCTTAATGGTGAGTATGGGGCATGGCGTACGCTAGGTTATCATAAAGAAAATACATTATCATACAAAGACTATACCGAAGAGAATTTTGCAAATCTGCTTGAAACTAAAGTGCGACTGGCCGAAAGCGTCAAGGATAGTGTCTGTGGACAGTTTCAATGGGCTTTTGTCAGTCATGATAACCCCGGCCGTACACAGCCTGATGAGGCTTTGCGTAAGGTAGATAAGTCAGGACCTTTCAATTATAAAGGTCTGCTTACTCCGTGGCAGCAACCGGTAGACGCGTACTATATGTACAGGGCTAATTATGTGTCGGCTGATAAAAAACCGATGGTCTATATAGTTTCACATACATGGGCAGACAGATTCTGTACAGGAGCACGTCGCGCTGATATAAGTGTGTATAGCAATTGCGACAGTGTACTGCTATACAACGATGCGGCCGACAGTGTTTCTTTCGGACGCAAAAAGCGTGGCGGCATAGGTTCTCATTTTGTATGGGAAAATCGTATGATACAATATAATGTGCTAAGGGCTGTGGGTTATCGTTCGGGCAGGGCTGTTGCAGAGGATGTTATAGTGCTGGACGGACTGGAACGGGCACCACACTTTGACAGGTTATACAAGCCATCTTTGATAGCTCCAACCGCAGCAGACCGCAACAGAGACATCTTGAAACCGGCAGATGGATATAGCTATCTCTACCGCATCAATTGTGGTGGTGACGACTATACCGATACATATGGAAACAAATGGTTGCAGGATACAGATAAATACAGTCATTCGTGGGCAGAACAGTTTATCGGTGATAATAAGAGAGCACAGAACATCAGTCCATATCAGACCAGTCAGTCGCATATCTCAGAACCAATACGTGGCACTCACGATTGGCCGCTGTTCAGTAATTTCCGCTTTGGTCGTCAACGTCTTCATTACGATTTCAAGGTACCCGTAAATGGCAAATACCGTATCGAACTGTATTTTACAGAGCCATGGATCGGTACCGGTACGGGTATGCAGTCTGATTGCTCCGGACTTCGTCTCTTCGATGTTGCCGTCAACGACTCTGCTGTTATCCATGACATGGATGTATGGGCACAGAGCGGGCATGCCGGTGCACTTAAAAAAGTGGTATATGCAGACATTCGAGATAATAAGATAAAAATTTCTTTCCCTGATGTTGAATCGGGAGAGGCTGTGATAAGTGCTATCGCTATTGCCAAGTATGGCAAATCATATACGTATGTAAATGATAATAGTGTGCCGAAAGCTTTTTCATGGTCGGCTATGGATACAGATACAATCGTCAAGACCACAAAGCAGATGCTTCCGCCCGAAACAGATACACGTCCTTCAGTGGCGTAT